The following proteins come from a genomic window of Citrobacter europaeus:
- the thiI gene encoding tRNA 4-thiouridine(8) synthase ThiI, giving the protein MKFIIKLFPEITIKSQSVRLRFIKILTGNIRNVLKHYDEDLAVVRHWDHVEVRAKDESQRLDIRDALTRIPGIHHILEVEDVPFTDMHDIFEKALVQYRDQLEGKTFCVRVKRRGKHEFSSIEVERYVGGGLNQHIESARVKLTKPDVTVNLEIENDRLLLVKGRYEGIGGFPIGTQEDVLSLISGGFDSGVSSYMLMRRGCRVHYCFFNLGGAAHEIGVCQVAHYLWNRFGSSHRVRFVAINFEPVVGEILEKVDDGQMGVVLKRMMVRAASKVAERYGVQALVTGEALGQVSSQTLTNLRLIDNVSDTLILRPLISHDKEHIINLAREIGTEDFARTMPEYCGVISKSPTVKAVKAKIEAEEENFDFSILDKVVEEANNIDIRDIAQQTQQTVVEVETVSGFGPNDVILDIRSVDEQDDKPLKVDGVDVVSLPFYKLSTKFGDLDQSKTWLLWCERGVMSRLQALYLREQGFENVKVYRP; this is encoded by the coding sequence ATGAAGTTTATCATTAAATTGTTCCCAGAAATCACCATCAAAAGCCAATCTGTGCGTTTGCGCTTTATAAAAATTCTGACAGGGAACATTCGTAACGTTTTAAAGCATTATGATGAAGACCTTGCCGTTGTCCGTCACTGGGATCACGTTGAGGTTCGCGCTAAAGATGAAAGCCAGCGCCTGGATATACGCGACGCGTTAACCCGTATTCCGGGGATCCACCATATTCTCGAAGTAGAAGACGTGCCGTTTACCGATATGCACGATATTTTCGAGAAAGCGCTGGTGCAGTATCGCGATCAACTGGAAGGTAAAACCTTCTGTGTACGCGTTAAGCGTCGCGGTAAGCATGAGTTTAGCTCCATTGAGGTGGAACGCTATGTTGGCGGCGGGTTGAACCAGCATATTGAATCCGCACGCGTGAAGCTGACGAAGCCGGACGTGACGGTTAATCTTGAAATCGAAAACGACCGTCTGCTGCTGGTTAAAGGCCGCTATGAAGGTATTGGCGGTTTCCCGATTGGTACGCAGGAAGACGTACTGTCGCTGATCTCCGGTGGTTTCGACTCCGGCGTGTCCAGCTACATGCTGATGCGTCGCGGCTGCCGCGTACACTATTGCTTCTTCAACCTCGGCGGCGCAGCGCATGAAATCGGCGTTTGCCAGGTGGCGCATTATCTGTGGAATCGCTTTGGCAGCTCGCATCGCGTGCGTTTTGTTGCAATCAACTTTGAGCCGGTGGTTGGCGAGATCCTGGAGAAAGTCGACGACGGCCAGATGGGCGTGGTCCTCAAACGCATGATGGTACGCGCGGCGTCGAAAGTCGCTGAGCGCTACGGCGTACAGGCGTTGGTCACCGGTGAAGCACTGGGTCAGGTGTCCAGCCAGACGCTGACCAACCTGCGCCTGATCGATAACGTATCTGACACCCTGATCCTGCGCCCGCTTATCTCCCATGATAAAGAGCACATCATCAATCTGGCGCGTGAAATTGGTACCGAGGACTTTGCCCGTACCATGCCGGAATACTGTGGTGTGATTTCAAAAAGCCCGACGGTGAAAGCGGTTAAAGCGAAGATTGAGGCTGAAGAAGAAAACTTCGATTTCTCTATCCTCGATAAGGTGGTTGAAGAAGCCAACAATATCGATATTCGCGATATCGCTCAGCAGACACAGCAGACCGTGGTGGAAGTTGAAACCGTGAGCGGCTTCGGCCCGAACGATGTGATTCTGGATATCCGTTCGGTGGATGAACAGGATGACAAACCGCTGAAAGTTGACGGTGTGGACGTCGTTTCTCTGCCGTTCTACAAACTGAGCACTAAATTCGGCGATTTGGACCAGAGTAAAACCTGGCTGCTGTGGTGTGAACGCGGGGTGATGAGCCGCCTGCAGGCGCTGTATCTGCGCGAGCAGGGCTTTGAAAACGTGAAGGTGTACCGCCCGTAA
- the yajL gene encoding protein deglycase YajL, translating to MSAQALVCLAPGSEETEAVTTIDLLVRGGIKVTTASVASDGGLAIVCSRGVKLLADAPLVEVADGDFDIIVLPGGIKGAECFRDSPLLVETVKQFHRSGRIVAAICAAAATVLVPHDIFPIGNMTGFPALKDKIPADQWQDKRVVWDPRVNLLTSQGPGTSIDFGLKIIDLLVSREKAHEVASQLVMAAGIYNYYE from the coding sequence ATGAGCGCTCAAGCACTGGTATGTCTCGCCCCTGGTAGTGAAGAAACCGAAGCGGTCACCACTATCGATCTGCTGGTTCGCGGCGGGATTAAGGTCACGACCGCAAGCGTCGCCAGCGATGGCGGCCTGGCTATTGTGTGTTCACGCGGAGTGAAGCTGCTGGCGGATGCGCCATTAGTGGAAGTTGCTGACGGCGATTTCGATATCATCGTGCTGCCGGGCGGAATTAAAGGCGCCGAGTGTTTTCGCGACAGCCCTCTGCTGGTCGAAACCGTGAAACAGTTTCATCGCTCCGGGCGCATTGTCGCAGCAATTTGCGCCGCTGCCGCCACCGTCCTCGTCCCACACGATATTTTCCCCATCGGAAATATGACGGGCTTCCCGGCGCTGAAAGACAAGATCCCCGCTGACCAGTGGCAGGACAAGCGCGTCGTATGGGATCCGCGCGTTAATCTGTTAACCAGCCAGGGACCGGGAACCTCAATCGATTTCGGTTTAAAAATCATTGATCTGCTGGTGAGTCGCGAAAAAGCTCACGAGGTGGCGTCACAGCTGGTGATGGCCGCGGGAATTTATAACTACTACGAGTAA
- the panE gene encoding 2-dehydropantoate 2-reductase → MKITVLGCGALGQLWLTALCKHGHEVQGWLRVPQPYCSVNLIDTDGSVFNESLTANDPDFLAKSDLLLVTLKAWQVSDAVKGLAAILPETTPILLIHNGMGTIEELHNIKQPLLMGTTTHAARRDGNVIIHVAQGTTRIGPAREQDGDFSYLAEVLQEVLPDVAWHNTIRAELWRKLAVNCVINPLTALWDCPNGELRHHPEKIALICEEVAAVIEREGHHTSADDLRYYVEQVIDSTAENISSMLQDIRALRHTEIDYITGYLLKRARAHGIAVPENARLFEMVKRKESEYERSSTGMSRPW, encoded by the coding sequence ATGAAAATTACCGTACTGGGATGTGGAGCGTTAGGACAGCTTTGGCTAACCGCGCTGTGCAAACATGGACATGAAGTTCAGGGGTGGCTACGCGTACCGCAACCCTATTGCAGCGTTAACCTGATCGACACGGATGGGTCAGTTTTTAATGAATCCCTGACGGCAAACGACCCCGATTTTTTGGCGAAAAGCGACCTGCTGCTGGTCACCCTGAAAGCCTGGCAGGTTTCTGATGCGGTAAAAGGCCTGGCCGCAATACTGCCTGAAACCACTCCCATTCTGCTGATTCACAACGGTATGGGGACGATTGAAGAACTGCATAACATTAAGCAACCTCTGCTGATGGGCACCACCACCCACGCGGCACGCCGTGACGGGAACGTCATCATTCATGTCGCTCAGGGTACTACAAGGATTGGTCCGGCGCGTGAACAAGACGGTGATTTCAGCTATCTGGCTGAAGTCCTGCAAGAAGTGCTGCCGGACGTCGCCTGGCACAACACTATCCGCGCCGAGCTATGGCGCAAGCTGGCAGTAAACTGCGTTATTAATCCGCTGACCGCATTATGGGATTGCCCAAACGGCGAGTTACGCCATCATCCAGAAAAAATAGCACTCATCTGCGAGGAAGTAGCAGCGGTCATTGAACGCGAAGGCCACCACACATCAGCGGATGATTTACGCTATTATGTCGAGCAAGTAATTGACAGTACTGCGGAAAATATCTCATCGATGCTGCAAGACATTCGTGCGCTGCGCCATACTGAGATCGATTACATTACCGGCTATTTGTTAAAACGCGCCCGCGCGCACGGCATCGCCGTCCCGGAAAATGCCCGCCTGTTTGAAATGGTTAAGAGAAAGGAAAGTGAGTATGAGCGCTCAAGCACTGGTATGTCTCGCCCCTGGTAG
- a CDS encoding YajQ family cyclic di-GMP-binding protein: protein MPSFDIVSEVDLQEARNAVDNASREVESRFDFRGVEATFELNESNKTIKVLSESDFQVNQLLDILRAKLLKRGIEGTSLDVPETFVHSGKTWFVEAKLKQGIESAVQKKIVKLIKDSKLKVQAQIQGEEIRVTGKARDDLQSVMALVRGGDLGQPFQFKNFRD, encoded by the coding sequence ATGCCATCTTTCGATATTGTTTCTGAAGTTGATCTTCAGGAAGCCCGTAACGCGGTAGATAACGCCAGCCGTGAAGTGGAATCACGCTTTGATTTTCGTGGCGTTGAAGCGACTTTTGAGCTGAATGAGTCAAATAAGACGATTAAGGTGCTGAGCGAGTCTGATTTTCAGGTCAACCAGTTGCTGGATATTTTACGTGCCAAGCTGTTGAAGCGCGGTATTGAAGGCACGTCGCTGGACGTACCAGAAACCTTCGTGCACAGCGGTAAAACCTGGTTTGTGGAAGCTAAGCTGAAGCAGGGCATTGAAAGCGCGGTGCAAAAGAAAATCGTTAAGCTGATTAAAGACAGCAAACTGAAGGTGCAGGCGCAGATTCAGGGCGAAGAAATTCGTGTGACCGGTAAGGCGCGTGACGATCTGCAATCCGTTATGGCGCTGGTTCGCGGTGGCGATCTCGGCCAGCCATTCCAGTTTAAGAACTTCCGCGATTAA
- a CDS encoding MFS transporter — MNDYKMTPGELRATWGLGTVFSLRMLGMFMVLPVLTTYGMALQGASEALIGLAIGIYGLAQAVFQIPFGLLSDRIGRKPLIVGGLAVFVLGSIIAALSDSIWGIILGRALQGSGAIAAAVMALLSDLTREQNRTKAMAFIGVSFGITFAIAMVLGPIVTHALGLNALFWMIAALATTGIVLTIWVVPNSTNHVLNRESGMVKGSFSKVLAEPKLLKLNFGIMCLHILLMSTFVALPGQLAKAGFPAAEHWKIYLVTMLLSFVSVVPFIIYAEVKRRMKRVFLACVLLILIAEIVLWSANIRFWGLIAGVQIFFLAFNLMEALLPSLISKESPAGYKGTAMGVYSTSQFIGVAIGGSLGGWVVEMFDGQAVFLAGALLAAVWLLVASTMKEPPYVSSLRVEIPPEIAADDTLKQRLLAKEGISEVLIVAKEHSAYVKIDSKVTNRFEVEQAISQA, encoded by the coding sequence ATGAACGATTACAAAATGACGCCCGGTGAGTTGCGCGCCACCTGGGGTTTAGGGACCGTATTTTCGTTGCGCATGCTTGGCATGTTTATGGTCCTGCCGGTTCTGACCACGTACGGTATGGCGCTACAGGGTGCCAGCGAAGCCTTGATCGGACTCGCTATCGGTATTTATGGCCTGGCGCAAGCCGTTTTCCAAATCCCCTTTGGTCTGCTCTCTGACCGCATCGGGCGTAAGCCGCTTATCGTCGGCGGACTGGCGGTATTCGTTCTCGGCAGCATAATTGCCGCCCTCTCCGATTCAATCTGGGGCATTATTCTTGGTCGTGCCCTACAAGGTTCTGGCGCGATTGCTGCTGCCGTAATGGCGCTGCTGTCCGACTTAACCCGTGAGCAAAACCGAACGAAAGCGATGGCGTTTATCGGCGTCAGCTTTGGTATCACTTTCGCCATTGCGATGGTGCTGGGGCCGATCGTTACCCATGCGCTGGGGCTAAACGCGCTGTTCTGGATGATTGCCGCTCTTGCTACCACGGGTATCGTGCTAACCATTTGGGTCGTTCCCAACAGTACCAACCACGTGCTGAACCGCGAGTCGGGCATGGTAAAAGGCAGCTTCAGCAAAGTGCTGGCGGAACCTAAACTGCTGAAGCTCAACTTCGGCATCATGTGTCTGCACATTTTGCTGATGTCTACCTTCGTCGCCTTACCGGGCCAACTGGCGAAAGCAGGCTTCCCCGCCGCCGAACACTGGAAAATTTATCTGGTGACGATGCTGCTGTCCTTTGTTTCCGTGGTGCCGTTCATCATTTACGCCGAAGTGAAGCGCCGGATGAAACGCGTGTTCCTCGCCTGCGTGTTACTGATTCTTATTGCAGAAATTGTATTGTGGAGCGCTAACATTCGTTTCTGGGGGCTGATTGCGGGCGTTCAGATATTCTTCCTCGCCTTCAACCTGATGGAAGCCCTCCTCCCCTCGCTTATCAGTAAAGAATCTCCGGCTGGCTATAAAGGCACGGCGATGGGCGTTTACTCCACCAGCCAGTTCATCGGCGTGGCGATTGGCGGTTCGCTCGGCGGTTGGGTAGTCGAAATGTTTGATGGTCAGGCGGTATTCCTGGCTGGTGCGCTTCTGGCAGCAGTGTGGTTATTGGTGGCAAGTACAATGAAAGAGCCGCCGTATGTCAGCAGCCTGCGGGTGGAAATCCCACCTGAAATTGCTGCGGATGACACCCTGAAGCAGCGTCTGCTGGCTAAAGAAGGGATAAGCGAAGTGTTAATTGTCGCGAAAGAGCACTCGGCCTACGTGAAAATCGACAGCAAAGTGACGAATCGATTTGAGGTTGAGCAGGCCATCAGCCAGGCGTGA
- the hcp gene encoding type VI secretion system tube protein Hcp gives MAIPGNMWIYDDGGALIKGGCDVKGREYSIEFKGFHHNLSIPTDNATGKPTGTRQHSPMMIVKEFDYSSPYLYKAVASGQNLKSAEIRWYKINDAGQEVEYFNMFLEGVRIVSVSPTMAGPEDMNNNHLETIELRYEKITWKHCDGNIIYTDAWNDRQTA, from the coding sequence ATGGCGATTCCAGGCAATATGTGGATTTATGACGATGGTGGCGCGCTGATAAAGGGCGGGTGTGATGTAAAGGGAAGAGAATACAGTATTGAATTTAAAGGTTTTCATCACAATCTGTCTATTCCAACAGATAATGCAACGGGTAAACCGACAGGCACACGCCAGCATTCACCGATGATGATCGTCAAAGAGTTTGACTACTCTAGCCCGTATTTATACAAAGCGGTCGCTTCTGGTCAGAATCTTAAGTCCGCAGAGATTCGTTGGTACAAAATTAATGATGCGGGTCAGGAAGTTGAATACTTCAATATGTTTCTGGAAGGCGTGCGGATTGTCTCCGTTTCTCCCACGATGGCTGGTCCAGAGGACATGAACAATAACCATCTTGAAACCATAGAATTACGCTACGAAAAAATCACCTGGAAGCATTGCGACGGGAACATTATCTATACCGACGCATGGAATGACCGGCAGACGGCATAA
- a CDS encoding DUF1493 family protein produces MDIFLMSIQNEVLKLFRKEIPGYDDKDGNEIPLELDTDLFDEPRDDLSDAVEEFQKVFNVDLSNVDWTRYFPWENTPLLTRWFKANREEVEATRIPLTVRMFAESAEAGKWLFEVWDDKQKDET; encoded by the coding sequence GTGGACATCTTTCTAATGAGCATACAAAATGAAGTGTTGAAGCTATTCAGGAAGGAGATACCTGGATACGACGATAAAGACGGAAATGAGATCCCATTAGAATTGGACACAGATTTATTCGATGAGCCACGAGACGACCTCTCAGATGCAGTAGAAGAGTTTCAGAAAGTATTCAATGTAGATTTATCGAATGTTGACTGGACCCGCTATTTTCCTTGGGAAAACACGCCTCTTCTGACTCGGTGGTTCAAAGCTAACCGGGAAGAAGTGGAAGCAACACGCATACCGTTAACCGTAAGGATGTTTGCTGAGTCGGCTGAAGCGGGGAAATGGCTTTTTGAGGTCTGGGATGATAAACAAAAAGACGAGACCTAA
- the cyoE gene encoding heme o synthase: MMFKQYLQVTKPGIIFGNLISVIGGFLLASKGSIDYPLFIYTLVGVSLVVASGCVFNNYIDRDIDRKMERTKNRVLVKGLISPAVSLVYATLLGIAGFMLLWFGANPLACWLGVMGFVVYVGVYSLYMKRHSVYGTLIGSLSGAAPPVIGYCAVTGEFDSGALILLAIFSLWQMPHSYAIAIFRFKDYQAANIPVLPVVKGISVAKNHITLYIVAFAIATLMLTLGGYAGYKYLIVAAAVSVWWLGMALRGYKVEDDRVWARKLFGFSIIAITALSVMMSVDFMVPNSQNLLTYVW, encoded by the coding sequence ATGATGTTTAAGCAATACCTGCAAGTAACGAAACCAGGCATCATCTTTGGCAACCTGATCTCGGTGATTGGGGGATTCCTGCTGGCCTCGAAAGGCAGCATTGATTATCCCCTGTTTATCTACACGCTGGTTGGGGTGTCACTGGTTGTGGCGTCGGGTTGTGTATTTAACAACTACATCGACAGGGATATCGACAGGAAGATGGAGAGGACCAAAAACCGCGTGCTGGTTAAAGGTCTGATTTCCCCTGCGGTCTCGCTGGTATACGCCACCCTGCTGGGTATTGCTGGCTTTATGCTGCTGTGGTTTGGCGCGAACCCTCTGGCCTGCTGGCTGGGGGTAATGGGCTTCGTGGTCTATGTGGGCGTTTATAGCCTGTACATGAAGCGCCATTCCGTTTATGGCACGCTGATTGGCTCACTCTCCGGCGCTGCGCCGCCGGTGATTGGCTACTGCGCCGTAACCGGTGAGTTCGATAGCGGTGCGCTGATTCTGCTGGCTATCTTCAGCCTGTGGCAAATGCCGCACTCTTACGCGATTGCGATTTTCCGCTTCAAGGATTATCAGGCTGCCAACATCCCTGTACTGCCAGTGGTAAAAGGCATTTCGGTCGCGAAGAACCATATCACGCTGTATATCGTGGCATTTGCTATCGCCACGCTGATGCTAACCTTGGGCGGTTATGCAGGTTATAAATACCTGATTGTTGCGGCGGCGGTGAGCGTCTGGTGGTTGGGCATGGCGCTGCGCGGTTATAAAGTGGAAGATGACAGAGTCTGGGCGCGCAAGCTGTTCGGCTTCTCCATCATCGCCATTACCGCGCTCAGCGTGATGATGTCCGTCGACTTTATGGTGCCAAACTCGCAGAACCTGCTGACTTACGTCTGGTAA
- a CDS encoding cytochrome o ubiquinol oxidase subunit IV, protein MSHSNESGGASHGSVKTYMTGFILSIILTVIPFWMVMTGAASPAVILGTILAMAVVQILVHLVCFLHMNSKSDEGWNMTAFVFTVLIIAILVVGSIWIMWNLNYNMMMH, encoded by the coding sequence ATGAGTCATTCTAACGAGAGCGGCGGCGCATCCCATGGCAGCGTAAAAACCTACATGACAGGTTTTATCCTGTCGATCATCCTGACGGTCATTCCGTTCTGGATGGTCATGACGGGTGCTGCCTCTCCGGCCGTCATTCTGGGAACTATTCTGGCAATGGCAGTGGTACAGATTCTGGTGCACCTGGTGTGCTTCCTGCACATGAATAGCAAATCTGATGAAGGTTGGAACATGACGGCCTTTGTCTTTACTGTGCTAATCATCGCCATCCTGGTTGTGGGCTCCATCTGGATTATGTGGAACCTTAACTACAACATGATGATGCACTAA
- a CDS encoding cytochrome o ubiquinol oxidase subunit III has translation MATDTLTHATAHAHEHGHHDAGQTKIFGFWIYLMSDCILFSILFATYAVLVNGTAGGPTGKDIFELPFVLVETFLLLFSSITYGMAAIAMYKNNKSQVISWLALTFLFGAGFIGMELYEFHHLIVNGMGPDRSGFLSAFFALVGTHGLHVTSGLIWMAVLMVQVARRGLTSTNRTRIMCLSLFWHFLDVVWICVFTVVYLMGAM, from the coding sequence ATGGCAACTGATACTTTAACGCACGCGACTGCCCACGCGCACGAACACGGGCACCACGATGCAGGCCAGACCAAGATCTTCGGATTCTGGATCTACCTGATGAGCGACTGCATTCTGTTCTCTATTCTGTTTGCAACCTATGCCGTTCTGGTGAACGGCACCGCAGGTGGCCCAACAGGTAAGGACATTTTTGAACTGCCGTTCGTTCTGGTTGAAACATTCCTGCTGTTATTCAGCTCCATTACTTACGGCATGGCAGCGATTGCCATGTACAAGAACAACAAGAGCCAGGTTATCTCCTGGCTGGCGTTGACCTTCTTGTTCGGTGCCGGATTCATCGGGATGGAACTCTATGAATTCCATCACCTGATTGTTAACGGTATGGGCCCGGATCGCAGCGGCTTCCTGTCTGCGTTCTTCGCGCTGGTCGGCACGCACGGTCTGCACGTTACCTCCGGTCTTATCTGGATGGCGGTGCTGATGGTGCAAGTTGCTCGTCGCGGCCTGACCAGTACTAACCGCACCCGCATCATGTGTCTGAGTCTGTTCTGGCACTTCCTTGATGTGGTGTGGATCTGTGTGTTCACTGTTGTTTATCTGATGGGGGCGATGTAA
- the cyoB gene encoding cytochrome o ubiquinol oxidase subunit I, with protein sequence MFGKLTLDAVPFHEPIVMVTIAAIIIGGAALLGLITYFGKWTYLWKEWLTSVDHKRLGIMYVIVAIVMLIRGFADAIMMRSQQALASAGEAGFLPPHHYDQIFTAHGVIMIFFVAMPFVIGLMNLVVPLQIGARDVAFPFLNNLSFWFTVVGVILVNLSLGVGEFAQTGWLAYPPLSGIEYSPSVGVDYWIWAVQLSGIGTTLTGINFFVTIIKMRAPGMTMFKMPVFSWASLCANILIIASFPILTVTVALLTLDRYLGTHFFTNDMGGNMMMYINLIWAWGHPEVYILVLPVFGVFSEIAATFSRKRLFGYTLLVWATVCITVLSFVVWLHHFFTMGAGANVNAFFGITTMIIAIPTGVKIFNWLFTMYQGRIVFHSAMLWTIGFIVTFSVGGMTGVLLAVPGADFVLHNSLFLIAHFHNVIIGGVVFGCFAGMTYWWPKAFGFTLNETWGKRAFWFWIIGFFVAFMPLYVLGFMGMTRRLSQQIDPQFHPMLVVAACGAALIALGILCQLIQIFVSIRDREQNRDLTGDPWGGRTLEWATSSPPPFYNFAVVPHVHERDAFWEMKEKGEAYKQPAHYEEIHMPKNSGAGIVITAFATLFGFAMIWHIWWLAIASFAGMIISWIVKSFDEDVDYYVPVPEVEKLENQHFDEITKAGLKNGN encoded by the coding sequence ATGTTCGGAAAATTGACGCTGGATGCAGTGCCGTTCCATGAACCCATTGTCATGGTTACGATCGCTGCAATAATCATCGGTGGTGCGGCCTTACTGGGCCTAATCACTTACTTCGGTAAGTGGACCTATCTATGGAAAGAGTGGCTGACTTCTGTTGACCACAAACGCCTTGGCATCATGTATGTCATCGTTGCAATCGTCATGTTGATTCGTGGCTTTGCCGACGCCATCATGATGCGTAGCCAGCAAGCGCTGGCTTCTGCAGGTGAAGCGGGCTTCCTGCCACCTCACCACTACGATCAGATCTTCACGGCTCACGGCGTGATTATGATCTTCTTCGTGGCAATGCCATTTGTTATCGGTCTGATGAACCTGGTGGTTCCGCTGCAGATCGGCGCTCGTGACGTTGCGTTCCCGTTCCTGAACAACCTGAGCTTCTGGTTCACCGTTGTCGGCGTAATCCTGGTTAACCTGTCTCTGGGCGTGGGAGAGTTCGCACAGACCGGTTGGCTGGCGTACCCGCCGCTCTCGGGAATAGAGTACAGTCCAAGCGTCGGGGTCGATTATTGGATATGGGCAGTTCAGTTGTCAGGTATTGGTACCACTCTGACCGGTATCAACTTCTTTGTGACCATCATTAAGATGCGTGCGCCAGGAATGACCATGTTCAAGATGCCGGTATTTAGCTGGGCATCTCTGTGTGCGAACATCCTGATTATCGCTTCTTTCCCAATCCTGACGGTTACCGTCGCGTTGCTGACCCTGGATCGCTATCTGGGTACCCATTTCTTTACCAACGATATGGGCGGCAACATGATGATGTACATCAACCTGATTTGGGCCTGGGGCCATCCGGAAGTGTACATTCTGGTTCTGCCGGTGTTCGGTGTATTCTCCGAAATCGCTGCAACCTTCTCGCGTAAACGTCTGTTTGGCTACACCTTACTGGTGTGGGCAACCGTGTGTATCACCGTTTTGTCGTTCGTTGTTTGGCTGCACCACTTCTTCACCATGGGTGCGGGCGCTAACGTAAACGCCTTCTTCGGTATTACCACCATGATTATCGCCATCCCGACCGGGGTGAAGATTTTCAACTGGCTGTTCACCATGTATCAGGGCCGTATCGTATTCCACTCAGCGATGCTGTGGACGATTGGCTTTATCGTCACCTTCTCAGTCGGCGGCATGACCGGCGTACTGCTGGCGGTGCCGGGTGCGGACTTCGTACTGCACAACAGTCTGTTCCTGATTGCGCACTTCCATAACGTTATCATCGGCGGCGTTGTATTTGGATGCTTCGCTGGTATGACCTACTGGTGGCCAAAAGCGTTTGGCTTCACGCTGAACGAAACCTGGGGTAAACGCGCGTTCTGGTTCTGGATCATCGGCTTCTTCGTGGCATTTATGCCGCTGTACGTGCTGGGCTTCATGGGTATGACCCGTCGCCTCAGCCAGCAGATTGACCCGCAGTTCCATCCGATGCTGGTCGTTGCCGCCTGCGGTGCCGCGCTGATTGCACTGGGTATCCTGTGCCAGCTGATTCAGATCTTCGTTTCTATTCGCGACCGCGAGCAGAACCGTGACCTGACCGGTGACCCATGGGGTGGTCGTACGCTGGAGTGGGCAACTTCTTCCCCGCCTCCGTTCTATAACTTTGCCGTTGTGCCGCACGTTCACGAGCGTGATGCCTTCTGGGAAATGAAAGAAAAAGGTGAAGCGTACAAGCAGCCTGCGCACTATGAAGAAATTCATATGCCGAAGAACAGCGGTGCCGGTATCGTCATTACCGCCTTCGCAACACTGTTTGGTTTCGCCATGATCTGGCATATCTGGTGGCTGGCGATTGCAAGCTTCGCAGGCATGATCATCAGCTGGATTGTGAAAAGCTTTGATGAAGACGTGGATTACTACGTGCCGGTCCCGGAAGTCGAAAAACTGGAAAACCAGCATTTCGATGAGATTACTAAGGCAGGGCTGAAAAATGGCAACTGA
- the cyoA gene encoding cytochrome o ubiquinol oxidase subunit II, whose product MRLRKYNKSLGWLSLIAGTALLSGCNSALLDPKGQIGLEQRSLILTAFGLMLIVVIPAILMAVGFAWKYRASNKDAKYSPNWSHSNKVEAVVWTVPILIIIFLAVLTWKTTHALEPSKPLAHDEKPITIEVVSMDWKWFFIYPEQGIATVNEIAFPANTPVEFKVTSNSVMNSFFIPRLGSQIYAMAGMQTRLHLIANEAGTYDGISASYSGPGFSGMKFKAIATKDRAEFDQWVAKAKQSTNTMSDMAAFEKVAVPSEYNQVEYFSNVKPDLFKDVINKFMAHGKSMDMTQPEGEHSAHEGMDMSHAESAHSKG is encoded by the coding sequence ATGAGACTCAGGAAATACAATAAAAGTTTGGGATGGTTGTCATTAATTGCAGGCACTGCGTTACTCAGTGGCTGTAATTCTGCGCTGCTTGACCCTAAAGGACAGATTGGACTGGAACAACGTTCATTGATACTGACGGCATTTGGCCTGATGTTGATTGTCGTTATTCCCGCCATCTTGATGGCTGTTGGTTTTGCCTGGAAGTATCGTGCAAGCAATAAAGATGCGAAGTACAGCCCGAACTGGTCACACTCCAATAAAGTGGAAGCTGTGGTCTGGACGGTGCCGATCTTAATCATTATTTTCCTTGCCGTACTGACCTGGAAAACCACTCACGCTCTTGAGCCAAGCAAACCGCTGGCGCATGACGAGAAGCCCATTACCATCGAAGTGGTTTCCATGGACTGGAAATGGTTCTTCATCTATCCGGAACAGGGTATCGCTACCGTGAATGAAATCGCCTTCCCGGCGAATACTCCGGTTGAGTTCAAAGTGACGTCCAACTCCGTGATGAACTCCTTCTTTATCCCGCGTCTGGGTAGCCAGATTTATGCCATGGCCGGTATGCAGACTCGACTGCATCTGATCGCCAACGAAGCCGGTACTTATGATGGTATCTCCGCAAGCTATAGCGGACCTGGCTTCTCCGGTATGAAGTTCAAGGCTATCGCAACAAAGGACCGCGCCGAATTCGACCAATGGGTTGCTAAAGCTAAACAGTCCACGAACACCATGAGCGACATGGCAGCGTTCGAGAAAGTGGCTGTGCCAAGTGAATACAACCAGGTGGAATACTTCTCCAACGTGAAACCCGATTTGTTTAAAGACGTTATTAACAAATTTATGGCTCACGGTAAGAGCATGGACATGACCCAACCCGAAGGTGAGCACAGCGCACACGAAGGCATGGACATGAGCCACGCGGAATCCGCCCACTCCAAGGGTTGA